A region from the Hydrogenimonas sp. genome encodes:
- a CDS encoding DNA polymerase I — translation MKRLTVIDTFGFFFRSFYALPPLKNSEGFPTGLLTGFANLIYNLEKEYPTDYLLFALDAPGPSFRQKIDPDYKAQRPEAPPELKEQLPVAIDWIEKMGLAKLSLENYEADDVIASMVKCAKEQGIEVRIVSHDKDLYQLIDDGKVVLFDPIKRVEIDEKACLEKYGIHPKQFTDYQALIGDSSDNVPGVPGIGPKTAVKLLTQFKTLDGIYEHIDEVKPERIKNLLIKHKEDAYRSRELVTLRDDIFDNCDLTAFRMPPSDPLLKIRDELQKYEMRNILRRLERESDLPPAAAERSRMEFESVLIDDAKTLFSIIDSIGDNTPVAIDTETDSLDTKSAGLVGFSFCFDKKRAYYVPVAHSYLGVGRQVDMEDAEEALRKLLSKRFMGHNLKFDLGLLYNLFGFEEARPFADTMLLAWLADPEGAVGLDRLALRYFDHEMVAFKNTVKKGENFSSVPIEEAVKYAAEDAWMSYRLYFKLKEILKLQGAEHLLKEAEEVEYPFINLLICMERHGIAVDIERFESLKEEISGRLANLTAEIYELAGRQFNINSPKQLGEILFVSLALPGGKRNRSGGYSTNEKVLDSLKGEHPIVEKILRYRELHKLMSTYIEPLLKLGKKDPHHRIYTSFIQTGTATGRLSSKNPNLQNIPVKTEEGRRIREGFVAAEGYSLVGIDYSQIELRFLAHFSKDPVLVEAFRSGKDIHMETAVKLFGPEEAASKRNIAKTVNFGLLYGMGSRKLAQTLGISTKEAKEIIENYFASFPTVKSYLESIEAGAKERGYVETLLGRRRYFDFEHANAMQMAAYLREAGNAVFQGSTADLIKMAMLRIHETIKEESLDAAIELQIHDELIFEIRTEDAKTVSERFSEIMEHTVELDVPLKTSVNIGERWSDLK, via the coding sequence ATGAAGAGACTCACAGTAATAGATACATTCGGCTTCTTCTTCAGAAGCTTCTACGCCCTTCCGCCGCTCAAAAACTCCGAAGGTTTCCCTACAGGGCTTCTGACGGGATTCGCGAATCTAATATATAATCTCGAAAAAGAGTACCCTACCGACTATCTGCTGTTTGCGCTTGACGCTCCCGGCCCAAGTTTCAGGCAGAAGATAGACCCAGACTACAAGGCCCAGCGTCCCGAGGCACCGCCGGAACTCAAAGAGCAGCTTCCCGTAGCCATCGACTGGATAGAGAAGATGGGACTTGCAAAACTGAGCCTTGAAAACTACGAAGCCGACGATGTAATAGCGTCGATGGTCAAGTGTGCCAAAGAGCAGGGAATAGAGGTGCGTATCGTAAGCCACGACAAAGACCTCTACCAGCTGATAGATGACGGAAAGGTCGTCCTCTTCGATCCTATAAAGAGGGTGGAGATCGACGAAAAGGCGTGTCTGGAGAAGTACGGCATACACCCGAAACAGTTCACCGACTACCAGGCGCTGATCGGCGACAGTTCCGACAACGTTCCGGGTGTTCCCGGAATAGGTCCGAAAACCGCCGTAAAACTTCTGACGCAGTTCAAGACGCTCGACGGTATATATGAACATATAGACGAGGTAAAACCTGAACGGATAAAGAACCTGCTCATAAAGCACAAAGAGGATGCCTACAGGAGCAGGGAGCTGGTGACGCTTCGCGACGATATATTCGACAACTGCGACCTTACCGCTTTCAGAATGCCTCCGAGCGACCCTCTTCTAAAGATTCGTGACGAGCTTCAGAAGTATGAGATGAGAAACATCCTTCGCCGCCTGGAGAGAGAGAGCGATCTACCCCCGGCAGCGGCAGAGAGAAGCAGGATGGAGTTCGAGTCGGTGTTGATCGACGATGCAAAGACTCTCTTTTCGATCATCGACAGCATCGGCGACAATACTCCGGTAGCGATCGACACCGAGACCGATTCGCTGGATACCAAAAGTGCCGGGCTGGTGGGTTTCAGCTTCTGTTTCGATAAAAAGAGGGCCTACTATGTGCCGGTTGCCCACAGCTATCTGGGTGTCGGCAGGCAGGTGGATATGGAGGATGCCGAAGAGGCGCTTCGAAAGCTTCTTTCAAAACGTTTCATGGGACACAACCTCAAGTTCGACCTGGGGCTGCTCTACAACCTTTTCGGTTTCGAAGAGGCAAGACCGTTTGCTGATACTATGCTTCTGGCGTGGCTGGCAGATCCGGAAGGGGCGGTGGGACTTGACAGACTCGCCCTTAGATATTTCGACCACGAGATGGTGGCGTTCAAAAATACGGTCAAAAAGGGAGAGAACTTCAGTTCGGTCCCTATCGAGGAGGCTGTGAAGTATGCGGCGGAAGATGCCTGGATGAGCTACAGGCTCTATTTCAAGCTGAAAGAGATTCTGAAACTGCAGGGTGCGGAGCATCTGCTCAAAGAGGCCGAAGAGGTAGAGTACCCTTTCATAAATCTTCTTATCTGTATGGAGCGCCACGGTATCGCTGTAGATATAGAGAGATTCGAGTCGCTGAAAGAGGAGATAAGCGGGCGCCTTGCGAACCTGACAGCAGAGATCTACGAGCTGGCGGGACGGCAGTTCAATATAAACTCTCCCAAGCAGCTCGGTGAGATTCTCTTCGTCTCTCTCGCTCTGCCCGGCGGAAAGAGGAACCGCTCGGGCGGCTACAGCACCAACGAAAAGGTTCTCGACTCTTTGAAGGGTGAACACCCGATTGTGGAGAAGATACTCCGCTACCGTGAACTTCACAAGCTGATGAGTACATATATAGAGCCACTGCTCAAGCTCGGCAAAAAAGATCCGCACCACCGGATCTATACCTCCTTCATACAGACGGGGACCGCTACCGGAAGGCTCAGCAGTAAAAACCCGAACCTACAGAACATTCCGGTAAAGACGGAAGAGGGCAGACGCATAAGAGAGGGTTTCGTCGCGGCCGAGGGCTACTCGCTCGTAGGTATAGACTACTCCCAGATCGAGCTCCGTTTTCTTGCACACTTTTCGAAAGACCCGGTACTGGTAGAGGCTTTCAGGAGCGGGAAGGATATTCATATGGAGACCGCCGTCAAACTCTTCGGCCCCGAGGAGGCGGCCTCCAAGCGGAATATTGCCAAGACGGTCAACTTCGGACTACTTTACGGAATGGGGAGCAGGAAGCTTGCCCAAACCCTCGGAATCTCGACCAAAGAGGCGAAGGAGATTATAGAGAACTACTTCGCCTCGTTTCCGACCGTAAAATCTTATCTGGAGTCGATAGAGGCTGGGGCCAAGGAGAGAGGCTATGTAGAGACACTTCTCGGAAGAAGGCGCTACTTCGACTTCGAACACGCGAACGCAATGCAGATGGCGGCCTACCTGAGAGAGGCCGGTAACGCGGTATTCCAGGGGAGTACCGCCGACCTGATAAAGATGGCAATGCTCCGTATACACGAGACTATAAAAGAGGAGTCGCTCGATGCGGCTATCGAACTGCAGATTCACGACGAACTGATATTCGAGATCAGAACGGAAGATGCCAAAACGGTTTCGGAAAGATTCTCGGAGATTATGGAACATACCGTCGAGCTCGATGTTCCTCTGAAAACCAGCGTCAATATAGGTGAGCGGTGGAGCGACCTGAAGTAG
- a CDS encoding putative cytochrome C-type biogenesis protein: protein MKKISDYLLSMQSAVVLMLLFALSIAVATFIENDYGTETAKALVYNARWFEFLLLLLAVNLVANIVRFRMWRPGKRLVFVFHAAFLVILLGAAITRYFGFEGIMHIREGEVGNEIVSDSTYIQLEAIKGKKRLEYARPVLFSKIGSNSFTEEIRMDSDIITLKVLRYIPDAVTKAVEDPNGGAVISMMVVSDGNPQAITLKEGESFETPDYVIAFDSSEEFSKPVIRVSYENGHIRAVLPVDLEYMEMDDRSSGLLPAGEGELFARRLYSTDGFRFVIKDVLPHAERVVVSADSESLKMEMKGLQDAVEVELKIGDESKKLVVYGKKGVPAEPVWTELGGYRLAVGYGARIVRLPFYLKLVDFQLERYPGSMSPSSYASEVILIDPKNNVRMPYRIYMNHVLDYQGYRFFQSSYDMDEKGTVLSVNHDPGTLPTYFGYLLLTIGMFGSMLVYSSRFQTLMRRARDLQKLAKRCAAASMVLLVTFGAHNLYAADPVSELPRIQKEHAEKFGSLLVQSNDGRIEPVDTLAREILRKISRKEEIYGMNADQAFLGMIVRPEAWQKVPVIKISDKGINRIIGISPEKRYAAFDDFFSSSKPDGYKLGRFVEEISRRRPAERSTLDKEILKVDERVNVLYMSFSGSLLRIFPDPKDKLGRWYAPIGAIKEFDQKNAQFVQAVLASYFSNIDEALENGDWTKADKALDVIKSYQQFYGAAVIPSERKIEAELLMNRYKPFESLVPLYFGVGFILLFLSIFNIVKPKFNLKWPVRISMTLLIIGFFIHTAALGLRWYISGHAPWSNGYESMLYIAWATLLAGFIFSKQSPITLAATGILSGLILFVAHLNWLDPEITNLVPVLKSYWLMIHVSLITASYGFLGLGALLAFITLWLYIIKHGENRADIEYSIRELTHINEMSLIFGLALLTVGNFMGGVWANESWGRYWGWDPKETWALVTILVYAAVLHLRFYRSFRGIFAFNVASLLAISSVVMTYFGVNYYLSGMHSYAKGDPVPVPTFVYYVVAVVAVTIVLAYRKRELLPVNR from the coding sequence ATGAAAAAAATTTCCGACTATCTTTTATCGATGCAGAGTGCCGTTGTTCTGATGCTACTGTTCGCTCTCTCCATCGCGGTTGCCACATTTATAGAGAACGACTACGGAACAGAGACTGCAAAGGCACTCGTCTACAATGCCAGGTGGTTTGAGTTTCTGCTACTTCTTTTGGCCGTAAACCTCGTTGCCAACATTGTACGCTTCAGAATGTGGCGTCCGGGCAAGAGGCTGGTGTTCGTTTTTCACGCCGCCTTCCTGGTTATACTGCTGGGAGCCGCTATAACCCGCTATTTCGGCTTTGAAGGCATTATGCACATCAGAGAGGGAGAGGTTGGCAACGAGATCGTCAGCGACAGTACATATATACAGCTGGAGGCTATCAAAGGAAAAAAACGTCTCGAGTATGCCAGACCGGTCCTCTTTTCAAAAATCGGAAGCAACAGTTTCACCGAAGAGATAAGGATGGATAGCGACATCATAACCCTAAAGGTGCTTCGCTACATTCCGGACGCCGTAACAAAAGCGGTCGAAGATCCGAACGGCGGCGCCGTAATCTCCATGATGGTAGTCTCTGACGGCAATCCGCAGGCGATAACCCTGAAGGAGGGAGAGAGTTTCGAGACGCCCGATTATGTGATAGCTTTCGACAGCAGCGAAGAGTTTTCTAAGCCTGTCATAAGAGTTTCGTACGAAAACGGGCACATAAGGGCCGTACTCCCGGTCGATCTGGAGTATATGGAGATGGATGATAGAAGCAGCGGGCTACTGCCGGCAGGGGAGGGAGAGCTTTTTGCCCGTCGTCTCTACAGTACCGATGGATTCAGGTTCGTCATCAAAGATGTTCTGCCGCATGCCGAAAGAGTGGTCGTCTCCGCCGACAGTGAAAGTCTGAAGATGGAGATGAAGGGGCTTCAGGATGCCGTGGAGGTGGAGCTGAAGATAGGTGACGAATCCAAAAAGCTGGTTGTATACGGCAAAAAAGGGGTTCCTGCCGAGCCGGTGTGGACGGAGCTGGGCGGTTACCGCTTGGCCGTAGGTTACGGTGCGCGCATAGTCCGCCTCCCCTTTTATCTGAAGCTCGTCGATTTTCAACTGGAACGCTACCCCGGCTCCATGAGCCCCTCTTCATATGCCAGTGAAGTTATCCTGATTGATCCCAAGAACAATGTCAGGATGCCATACCGCATCTATATGAACCATGTCCTGGATTACCAGGGTTACCGCTTTTTCCAATCCTCCTACGATATGGATGAGAAGGGTACGGTTCTCTCCGTAAACCACGACCCGGGCACGCTGCCGACATATTTCGGGTATCTGCTTCTTACGATAGGAATGTTCGGCTCTATGCTGGTCTACTCAAGCCGTTTCCAGACACTCATGAGGAGGGCAAGAGATCTTCAGAAGCTGGCGAAAAGGTGTGCCGCCGCCTCGATGGTTCTTCTTGTGACCTTTGGTGCACACAACCTCTATGCGGCAGACCCAGTTTCGGAACTTCCAAGGATTCAGAAAGAGCATGCCGAAAAGTTCGGAAGCCTGCTGGTTCAGTCGAACGACGGCCGCATCGAGCCTGTGGATACGCTTGCCAGAGAGATACTTCGTAAGATTAGCAGAAAAGAGGAGATATACGGTATGAACGCCGATCAGGCGTTTTTGGGAATGATAGTACGTCCGGAAGCGTGGCAGAAGGTACCGGTCATAAAAATCTCCGACAAGGGGATAAACAGGATTATCGGAATCTCCCCGGAAAAGAGGTATGCAGCTTTCGACGACTTTTTTTCATCATCCAAGCCGGACGGGTACAAGCTGGGCAGGTTTGTCGAGGAGATCTCTAGGAGGCGGCCGGCGGAGAGGAGTACACTGGACAAAGAGATTCTAAAGGTGGATGAGCGTGTAAACGTGCTCTATATGTCGTTCAGCGGATCTCTTCTTCGCATCTTCCCTGATCCCAAAGACAAACTGGGGCGGTGGTATGCGCCGATAGGTGCGATCAAGGAGTTTGACCAGAAGAATGCCCAATTTGTCCAGGCTGTCCTCGCCAGTTACTTCAGCAATATCGACGAAGCTCTCGAAAACGGAGACTGGACAAAAGCCGACAAGGCACTTGATGTCATAAAGAGTTATCAGCAGTTTTACGGCGCCGCCGTAATTCCGAGCGAGAGGAAGATAGAGGCTGAACTGCTGATGAACAGGTACAAGCCTTTCGAGAGTCTGGTTCCGCTCTATTTCGGAGTAGGTTTCATCCTCCTTTTCCTCTCGATATTCAACATCGTAAAACCGAAATTCAATCTCAAATGGCCCGTGCGGATATCGATGACGCTTTTGATAATAGGCTTCTTCATACATACGGCCGCACTCGGTCTCAGATGGTATATCTCCGGGCACGCCCCTTGGAGCAACGGGTACGAGTCTATGCTCTATATAGCGTGGGCGACCCTGCTGGCCGGCTTCATATTCTCCAAACAGTCGCCTATCACTCTGGCTGCGACCGGAATACTCTCGGGACTGATTCTGTTCGTAGCCCATCTCAACTGGTTGGATCCTGAGATAACCAACCTGGTACCGGTTCTCAAGTCCTACTGGCTTATGATACACGTATCACTCATCACGGCCAGCTATGGCTTTCTAGGCCTCGGAGCGCTTCTGGCCTTCATCACTCTCTGGCTCTACATCATCAAGCACGGAGAGAATCGTGCCGATATAGAGTACTCGATACGTGAACTCACCCATATCAACGAGATGAGTCTTATCTTCGGTCTTGCACTTCTTACGGTGGGGAACTTCATGGGAGGTGTATGGGCCAACGAGAGCTGGGGAAGGTACTGGGGGTGGGATCCCAAAGAGACATGGGCGCTGGTGACGATACTTGTATACGCCGCCGTACTTCACCTTCGCTTCTATAGATCGTTCAGAGGTATTTTCGCTTTCAATGTCGCTTCGCTTCTGGCCATAAGCTCGGTAGTGATGACATATTTCGGTGTCAACTACTATCTCAGCGGTATGCACTCGTATGCCAAAGGAGACCCGGTGCCTGTTCCGACGTTTGTATATTATGTAGTGGCAGTGGTTGCGGTTACGATAGTGCTTGCCTACAGAAAGAGAGAGCTTCTACCGGTCAACAGATAG
- a CDS encoding chaperone protein DnaJ codes for MAELDYYEILEISRESSQEEIKKAYRKMALKYHPDRNPDDKEAEERFKLVNEAYQVLSDESKRSIYDRYGKAGLEGQGFHGFEGQSYEDIMDDLSAIFESVFGGGFTGSRGRKRSGAKYNLDLSAQMQISFKEAVFGTEKELKYRYKKPCEACRGTGAKDGSVKMCEYCNGQGQVYMRQGFMTYAQTCPQCHGSGETIGEKCRECGGRGYEEIETTVTVKIPEGVDDGNRLRVPSAGNIGPDGRRGDLYVTFYVEEDEHFIRHGDDIYLEVPVFFTQAVLGDTIEIPTLRGKKELKLPQGAKDKEQFVFRNEGVRNVHSGRLGNMIAQIRIVYPKTLNEKQKELLRELQESFGIESKPHESLFESAFEKIKGWFKK; via the coding sequence TTGGCTGAACTTGACTATTACGAAATACTGGAGATTTCCCGTGAAAGCAGCCAGGAAGAGATAAAAAAAGCCTACCGGAAAATGGCCCTGAAGTACCACCCGGACAGAAATCCCGACGACAAAGAGGCCGAAGAGAGGTTCAAACTGGTAAACGAAGCATACCAGGTCCTGAGTGACGAGAGCAAACGTTCGATATATGACCGTTACGGCAAAGCTGGCCTCGAGGGGCAGGGATTCCACGGCTTCGAGGGGCAGAGCTACGAAGATATAATGGACGATCTGAGCGCAATTTTCGAGTCTGTTTTCGGCGGCGGCTTCACGGGATCGCGCGGCAGGAAGCGCAGCGGCGCGAAGTACAACCTCGATCTTTCGGCACAGATGCAGATAAGCTTCAAAGAGGCGGTCTTCGGAACGGAAAAGGAGCTGAAGTACCGCTACAAAAAGCCGTGTGAAGCGTGCAGAGGCACCGGGGCGAAAGACGGGTCGGTAAAGATGTGCGAATACTGCAACGGCCAGGGGCAGGTCTATATGCGCCAGGGATTCATGACATACGCCCAGACATGTCCACAGTGCCACGGAAGCGGTGAAACGATCGGCGAAAAGTGCCGCGAATGCGGGGGACGGGGCTATGAAGAGATTGAAACCACCGTAACCGTGAAGATCCCGGAAGGTGTCGACGACGGCAACAGGCTCAGGGTTCCGAGTGCAGGCAACATAGGCCCGGACGGCCGGCGCGGTGATCTCTACGTAACCTTCTATGTAGAAGAGGATGAGCACTTCATAAGACACGGAGACGACATATACCTGGAGGTCCCCGTATTTTTTACGCAGGCGGTACTCGGAGATACGATAGAGATTCCCACACTGCGCGGCAAGAAGGAGCTCAAGCTCCCGCAGGGTGCAAAGGACAAAGAGCAGTTCGTTTTCAGAAACGAGGGTGTAAGAAACGTTCACAGCGGCCGTTTGGGAAATATGATAGCCCAGATACGTATCGTATACCCCAAAACTCTCAACGAGAAACAGAAAGAGCTGTTAAGAGAGCTTCAGGAGAGTTTCGGCATAGAGAGCAAACCGCACGAAAGTCTTTTCGAATCCGCTTTCGAGAAGATAAAAGGGTGGTTCAAAAAGTAG
- a CDS encoding ferredoxin-nitrite reductase produces MKETKINKIERLKLSLKPYDYYTERIDRLDADDLEEADRFYLKNFGIFNHKLRPENFILRVRIPAGRLKRDTLESLMKMAVAADSRVILTTRAQIELHDLDLKRALDYSREIERLGLTSWQTFTDNIRNIVTDPLDGIGRGCKIEVYRTVLQMQELFLKKREFTGMLPRKFNVAISGMENDMFPFCGNDLFFALAEKEGEYGFNVYAGGKNSDIAEDLNIFCRLEDVTPLFRAVVVLYMQKGPRGSRTKTRLFHMLQNIGVEKFRGELESIYGKGLHGRGVRLSAKAVPHEKIELKEGGYAHRYLSRFGEISREQAEEISDICRSYGVEEVRLGCDQNIYIPGLPESVEFRRSYRRYAGITACAGSRYCVYSLFDTKEESSRIESGILQKNAITLGYSGCLKGCARHAFSDIGFVGIRTGLYTEGTERGIRLYLGAEYTSGKRAGRLILYAVPLRCVNSMTELLVALFERSGYGCFEEFAAEVLNLYSREAVAFWLLLNYYRRHVAKEGGLFMLPAKRFEDEKDSIAKLMEEEAVAADEEVLQRVRAEEEFPFREAIIFLEKAAFAVR; encoded by the coding sequence ATGAAAGAGACCAAAATCAACAAAATAGAGAGACTAAAACTCTCGCTGAAACCTTACGACTACTATACCGAACGTATAGATCGGCTGGATGCGGACGATCTGGAAGAGGCCGACCGCTTCTATCTTAAAAACTTCGGTATCTTCAACCATAAACTGCGCCCTGAAAACTTCATACTCAGAGTCAGGATTCCTGCCGGAAGATTAAAAAGAGATACCCTCGAATCGCTGATGAAGATGGCCGTCGCCGCCGACTCGAGGGTGATTCTCACAACCAGGGCGCAGATAGAGCTGCACGACCTCGATCTGAAGAGGGCGCTCGACTACTCCAGAGAGATAGAGAGGCTCGGGCTCACTTCATGGCAGACATTCACCGACAACATAAGAAACATAGTGACGGACCCTCTGGACGGGATCGGACGCGGATGCAAAATAGAGGTCTACAGAACCGTTTTGCAGATGCAGGAGCTTTTTTTGAAAAAGCGTGAATTTACAGGGATGCTTCCGAGAAAGTTCAATGTAGCCATAAGCGGAATGGAGAACGATATGTTCCCGTTTTGCGGAAACGATCTCTTTTTCGCCCTTGCCGAAAAAGAGGGAGAGTACGGCTTTAACGTATATGCCGGAGGCAAAAACAGCGATATCGCCGAAGATCTGAACATCTTCTGCCGACTGGAGGATGTTACACCCCTTTTCAGGGCGGTTGTTGTGCTCTATATGCAGAAAGGCCCCAGGGGCAGCCGTACAAAGACAAGACTTTTTCATATGCTGCAGAATATCGGAGTCGAAAAGTTTCGTGGAGAGTTGGAAAGTATCTACGGCAAAGGGCTTCACGGAAGGGGAGTCAGGCTCTCTGCCAAAGCCGTACCGCATGAGAAGATCGAACTGAAGGAGGGCGGTTACGCCCACCGCTATCTAAGCAGGTTCGGGGAGATCTCGCGGGAGCAGGCGGAGGAGATTTCCGATATCTGCAGGAGCTACGGAGTAGAAGAGGTCAGGCTCGGCTGCGACCAGAACATCTACATTCCGGGGCTTCCGGAGAGTGTGGAGTTTCGCCGCTCATACAGACGTTACGCCGGCATCACGGCGTGTGCGGGCTCCAGGTACTGTGTCTACTCGCTCTTCGATACGAAAGAGGAGAGCTCCCGCATAGAGTCCGGAATTCTGCAGAAGAACGCCATTACGCTCGGCTACAGCGGATGCCTCAAAGGGTGTGCCCGCCACGCATTCAGCGACATAGGTTTCGTGGGAATAAGGACCGGTCTCTACACCGAAGGGACCGAAAGGGGGATCAGACTCTACCTTGGAGCGGAGTATACTTCGGGAAAGAGAGCCGGAAGATTGATACTCTACGCTGTTCCTCTCAGATGTGTAAACAGCATGACCGAGCTTCTGGTTGCACTGTTCGAGCGCTCAGGCTACGGATGTTTCGAGGAGTTCGCCGCCGAGGTTCTGAACCTCTACAGCAGAGAGGCTGTCGCCTTCTGGCTGCTTCTAAACTACTACAGGCGTCATGTGGCAAAAGAGGGTGGACTCTTCATGCTTCCGGCAAAGAGGTTCGAAGATGAGAAAGATAGCATCGCAAAACTCATGGAAGAGGAGGCTGTGGCGGCCGATGAAGAGGTTCTGCAGAGAGTGCGTGCGGAAGAGGAGTTTCCTTTCAGAGAGGCAATAATCTTTTTGGAAAAAGCGGCTTTTGCGGTAAGATAA
- a CDS encoding recombination protein RecR gives MKIKIENFENLVSALESLPSVGRKSAQRMAYHMVMEDHFGALKIAHAIEKAVQSVQRCERCGAMSEDELCPVCSDLSRDHTKLCIVEHAKDILQIESSGEYDGTYFVVESVEHLDGSRLTERIEEGVEEVIFAFTPGIATDALILFIEERLKEYDIVFTKIAQGVPTGVSLENIDMLSLSRALQDRVKV, from the coding sequence ATGAAAATAAAAATCGAAAATTTCGAAAATCTGGTAAGCGCTTTGGAGTCTCTTCCGTCGGTAGGAAGAAAGTCTGCCCAGAGAATGGCCTACCATATGGTGATGGAGGATCACTTCGGTGCTCTAAAAATAGCCCATGCCATCGAAAAAGCTGTCCAGAGCGTGCAGCGGTGTGAACGGTGCGGAGCGATGAGCGAAGATGAACTCTGCCCGGTCTGCTCCGACCTCTCACGAGACCACACCAAACTCTGTATAGTTGAACACGCAAAAGATATACTCCAGATTGAGTCGAGTGGAGAGTATGACGGTACATACTTCGTGGTTGAGTCGGTGGAGCACCTCGACGGCTCCAGGCTGACGGAGCGGATAGAGGAGGGGGTCGAAGAGGTGATATTCGCCTTCACCCCCGGCATAGCCACCGACGCGCTGATACTCTTCATAGAGGAGAGGCTGAAAGAGTACGATATTGTCTTCACAAAGATAGCCCAGGGAGTACCGACGGGGGTCAGCCTTGAAAACATCGACATGCTCTCGCTCTCCAGAGCTCTTCAGGACAGGGTGAAGGTTTGA
- a CDS encoding endo alpha-1,4 polygalactosaminidase precusor codes for MAIKRSGFYSCLTYLFLSASMLFLFSGCGDGADGAQKSGLRLKSSTTWQLQLQGTINSDYDVDLYDIDLFDTPQETIEKLHGEGRTVICYFSAGSYEEWREDNGRFPKEALGKDLDGWEGERWLDIRNKTVWNIMEERIELAKRRGCDGVDPDNVNGYDNDTGFDLTAQDQAAFNKFLSSIARREGLFIGLKNDMGQIEELEPYFDFAVNEQCHEYGECDLLEPFIRNGKPVFNVEYDRKFIDDMAEREALCRDSEVRNIRTLILPLSLDDSFRISCE; via the coding sequence ATGGCGATAAAACGCTCTGGCTTCTACAGCTGTTTGACATATCTTTTTCTCTCCGCTTCGATGCTGTTTTTGTTTTCCGGCTGTGGTGACGGGGCTGACGGAGCACAAAAAAGCGGTTTGCGGCTGAAGAGCTCAACTACCTGGCAACTGCAGCTACAGGGTACTATAAATAGCGATTACGATGTAGATCTTTACGATATTGACCTTTTCGATACGCCTCAAGAGACCATAGAGAAGCTGCATGGGGAGGGGAGAACGGTGATATGCTACTTCAGTGCAGGCAGCTATGAAGAGTGGAGAGAAGATAATGGTAGATTTCCGAAAGAGGCATTGGGAAAAGATCTCGACGGCTGGGAGGGCGAACGGTGGCTCGACATTCGAAACAAAACTGTATGGAACATAATGGAAGAGAGAATAGAGTTGGCAAAGAGGAGGGGTTGTGACGGTGTTGATCCGGATAACGTGAACGGATACGACAACGACACCGGTTTCGACCTTACTGCGCAGGATCAGGCGGCTTTCAACAAATTTCTCTCGAGTATCGCAAGAAGAGAGGGGCTCTTTATAGGGCTTAAAAACGATATGGGACAGATTGAAGAGCTGGAGCCGTATTTCGATTTTGCGGTGAACGAACAGTGTCACGAGTATGGGGAGTGTGATCTGCTCGAGCCGTTTATAAGGAACGGGAAGCCCGTTTTCAATGTGGAGTACGATAGAAAGTTTATCGACGATATGGCTGAAAGGGAGGCGCTCTGCCGCGACTCTGAAGTGAGGAATATAAGAACTCTGATTCTGCCGTTGAGTCTCGATGACAGCTTCAGAATCAGCTGTGAGTGA
- a CDS encoding shikimate 5-dehydrogenase I alpha, whose protein sequence is MKSGRSLFAIFGNPVHHSKSPLMHNLAFQKLRFPGCYTRWLLEDGTKLRETFLNLGLKGVNITVPHKEAAMLAADVAEPFAKEVRAVNTLVLKDGNLYGYNTDAPGFYRALMRLGDVKTALIIGAGGTARALSLYLRSRGIDVEVVNRSAGRLEWFKGEGFVCHTWEGFSAEAKDVVINNTSAGLEDESLPMPKELLDQTLKSAKCAVDVIYGKETPFLKEAKKLGLPYFDGSEMLLQQGIIAFDHFTDHRYSLDEIEDAMRPFMQL, encoded by the coding sequence ATGAAAAGCGGCAGATCTCTTTTCGCCATATTCGGAAACCCGGTACACCACTCCAAGTCGCCCCTTATGCACAACCTCGCATTTCAAAAGCTTCGCTTTCCCGGATGCTACACGAGGTGGCTTCTGGAGGATGGTACGAAGCTGCGTGAAACCTTCCTGAACCTCGGGCTCAAAGGGGTTAACATCACCGTTCCGCACAAAGAGGCCGCGATGCTGGCCGCAGACGTGGCAGAGCCCTTCGCAAAAGAGGTGAGAGCCGTAAACACACTCGTACTGAAAGATGGAAATCTATACGGCTACAATACCGATGCACCGGGTTTCTACCGGGCTCTTATGAGGCTGGGAGATGTCAAAACCGCCCTGATAATCGGCGCCGGCGGCACAGCAAGAGCCCTTTCACTCTACCTCAGGAGCAGGGGTATCGACGTAGAGGTGGTAAACCGGTCGGCAGGCAGGCTGGAGTGGTTCAAAGGTGAGGGTTTCGTCTGCCACACATGGGAGGGCTTCAGTGCCGAAGCGAAAGATGTCGTCATCAACAACACATCAGCAGGACTCGAAGATGAGAGCCTGCCGATGCCAAAGGAGCTGCTCGATCAGACCCTCAAAAGCGCCAAATGTGCGGTAGATGTCATCTACGGCAAAGAGACACCGTTTCTAAAAGAGGCCAAGAAGCTCGGCCTACCCTATTTCGACGGTTCGGAAATGCTTCTGCAACAGGGAATCATAGCCTTCGACCACTTCACCGACCACCGCTACTCTCTCGACGAGATAGAGGATGCGATGCGGCCGTTTATGCAGCTGTAG